CTCGTCTTCCGGCTTCGCCATGGTGTTCGCGTTGCTGGTCGCGGCCATCCTGTGGAATCTGGGCACCTGGTTCCTCGGTCTGCCGGCGTCCAGCTCGCATACCATGGTCGGCTCGATCATCGGCGTCGGCCTCGCCAACCAGTTCATGGCGCCGGCCGGAAGCGCCACCAGCGGCGTCGAGTGGGGGCAGGCGACCAATGTCGGCATGTCGCTGCTGGTTTCGCCGCTCGTCGGCTTCTTCGCTGCCGCGGCCCTGCTTTATGTGATGAAGTTTCTCGTGCGCAATCCGGCGCTCTATGAGGCGCCGAAAGGCAAGACGCCGCCGCCGTGGTGGATCCGCGCGCTGCTGATCTTCACCTGCACCGGCGTCAGCTTCGCGCATGGCTCGAATGACGGCCAGAAGGGCATGGGCCTGATCATGCTGATCCTGATCGGCGTGGTGCCGACCGCCTATGCGCTCAACCGCACGCCGGACATCAACTATCTCGAGGCGTACAAGTCGGCTTCGGCCTCCGTCGAGCAGGCGCTGGGCAAGTATGCAAAGCCGGGCGTCACCGTCGCCGATGCCAAGGCCGCGGTTCAGGAGGCCGTGCGCTCGAAGACCTGGAACGACCAGACGACTGTCGCGCTGCAGAGCTACATCCACAACACGACGGCCGGGCTGCAGCCTTACGCCACGGTAGACAAGGTGCCGACGGACCTGGTCAGCAACGCCCGCAACGACATCTATCTGATCGGCGAAGCGCTGAAGCTGATCGACAAGAAGAAGCTGCTGCCGATGCAGGATGCCGACCTGAAGGCGGTGACGGACTATCACAAGGCGGTCGACAACGCGACGAAGTTCATCCCGCTCTGGGTCAAGATCGCCGTGGCTCTGGCGCTCGGCCTCGGCACCATGGTCGGCTGGAAGCGCATCGTCGTCACCGTCGGCGAGAAGATCGGCAAGAGCCACCTGACCTACGGCCAGGGCGCCGCCGCCGAACTGGTCGCGATGATCACGATCGGCGCGGCCGACCGTCTCGGCCTGCCGGTGTCGACCACCCACGTCCTGTCGTCCGGCGTTGCCGGCACGATGGCGGCGAACGGCTCCGGCCTGCAGTGGGCGACCGTGCGCAACCTTTTGCTTGCCTGGGTGCTGACGCTGCCCTGCTCGATCGCGCTGTCTTTCGTGCTCTTCGTGCTCTTCCGCCAGGTGTTCTAGCGTTCGAGCGGAAAATCAGAGGCGGCGCCGTTTGCGGCGCCGCCGAAGTTTCGGGCATGTCCACGAGTGGCGGCCATGAATGATGCATCGCATCTGACACTGCTTGCCTGGGACGATAGCCGGCATCACGCGCCCGGGCTGGTCTGGGCCTATCGCGGCGCCGCTGACGAAGCGCCGCAGCCGGTCGCTCCCAAGGACATAGAGGCTGCACTTGCCAAGCCGGACGGCTGGGTGTGGCTGCATGTCGACCTCATCGACCAGCGGACGCATTCCTGGATCAGCCATGCCTGCGCGCTGCCGCAATCGGCGCACGCAATTCTCGAAGGTCATGAGGACAGCATGGCACTGGCGCATGAGAAGGGTGTCGTGCATGGTATCGCCGCCGACCTGCATGGCGAGATCGCACGCCGGTCGACCACCATCGGCAGGCTGCATTTTGCCGTGACGGACCGGCTACTCGTGACCGGCCGCCGCCATTCGCTGGCCGCCGTCGAAGAGGTGCACAAGACGCTGCGGGACGGTTTCAAGCCGGCAACGGCATTCGAGCTGTTCAGCGCGATCGTGCTCGCCTTTTGCAGGAGCGCAACCGAGCGACTGGCCGCGGCGACCAAACAACTGGACGAGGTCGAAGATCATCTCGTCACCGAGCGGCTTGCCGACGAGCGGCGGCGGATCAAGGACGTGCGTCGGCTCACCGTCTCGCTGCACCGGCCGATTTCGGCGCAGGCGGCGCTGTTCCAGGACGAGAACCGTGCCGGCTGGGAGTTGTCGGCGGGCGCGCATGAAATACTGGGTCGCCTGTCCGCCCGCCTCAAAAGGCTCGATCGTGAAGTCGTCATGGTCAACGACCGCGCGAGGCTGCTGCAGGAAGAGGTCGCGGCCGAACTCGCGGACGAATCGAACCGCAGCCTGAAAGCATTGGCGGTGATGAGCGCGCTGCTTCTGCCTGGCACGTTGATCGTCGGTATCTTCGGCATGAACACCGCTGAGCTGCCGCTTACGCATACGCATGGCGGCTTCTTGCTGGCGCTGCTGCTCGCGGCTGGGGCGACGGGCCTGTTCTACTGGCTGCTGTTGCGGGCCGGCGCCGATCTCAAATTCTAGATCTAGGGGCGCGCAGCGGCTTTCCGTCTGGAATTGCGTAAAACAAAACGTTGGAACGGTTCTGTGTTCCTCTCAGAAATTGAACCGCTCCAGGACCTTCGACCTTGAGGGCTTCCGGCCGCGACACGGCCCGATCGCCGCCTTCAGGTCGGGTCTTCGCGGTGCAGGTCGTGGATGGCGACGCCTTCGACATTGGTCGGCGGCATCAGCCACTGCTTGTGGCGCAGCGTGCGCTCCGTGTCCTCAAGGCCCATCTCCCAGTGCTCGCGCATCGAGGTGCCCGAGAACTCATAGTCCTTGGCGTGGCCTTCATAGCCTTTGTGCTGGTAGATCAAGTGGACGATGTTGACCACGCCGGCATCGGAATAATCGGCGATCAGTTCCTTCTCGCCATCCTTCAGTTGCTCCGGCGGAACGCGCTTGAGCGCATCGAGCAGCTTCATCTTGAGCGCATGGATGCGCTGAAAATTGTCGGTGTTCTGGCGCGTGCGGCTCGAATACATGATGTCCTTGTGGCGCGACAGCACGTCGGCCATGCCGCGCGGCAGCGCGCCGCGGGCGCTGAACAGATCGACCTGGAAGACCAGCGAGGAGCGGTCCTCCTCCTGGTCGAGCAGGTATTGCAGCGGCGTGTTGGAGACGATGCCGCCGTCCCAATAATACTCGCCCTCGATGCGGATCGACGGGAAGGCCGGCGGCAGCGCGCCGCTCGCCATGATGTGCTCCGGCCCGATGCGCACCTTGTCGGTGTCGAAATAGACGAAGTTGCCGGTCCTGACATTGACCGCGCCGACGCTCAAGCGCTTCTTGCCGTCGTTGAGCACGTCGAAGTCGATCAGGCTTTCCAACGTCTCCTTCAGCTCGGCCGTGTCGTAGAAGCTGGTGGCGCCCTCGGCGCCTGGCGGCTCGAACCATGGATTGGGATTGCGCGGCTTGAAGAAGCCGGGCTGGCCCATCATCATCGTCATCCACGACGAGGTGCGGTTGCGGATGTCGCGATAGACGTCGCCTTCCGGCGTGTAGGCCCAGATCTTGCGGCCTGAAACCGTCTGCCAGAACTGCTCAAGCCGCTGCAGGCGCCGGCTCGGCTCGTTGCCGGCGATGATCGAGGCGTTGATGGCGCCGATCGAAACGCCGGAGAGCCAGGTCGGCTCGCAGCCGGCATCGGAAAGCGCCTGATAGACGCCGGCCTGGTAGGCGCCCAGCGCGCCGCCGCCCTGGAAGACCAGGGCGACGCGATCATATTGCTGCGAGATTTCCTGGATGGTGGCGGCGGTAGCCTTGTTTCGGGCGCGTTCAAGCACGAGCCTTCTCCGGCTGGATTGCGCTGGTCGCGGTCGAGTTGCGATCGGCGAGATAGTCGTGGACGACCTCGCCCAACCCGAGCGTCAGGTCGGCGGTGAAGTGGACGGCCGAGACGACCTCGAGCACCGGCAGCTTGGCCACGTCGGCCATGACATGGGGCCGAAGGTCGAGCGCGGCCGGCGCCGTCCAGGCTTCCTTCAGCGTCACGTCGGTCAGGTAGTAGCGCACCAGCTCGCAAATGCGCGGGCTGCCGTCGACATGCGGGATGATCTTGATCAGGAAGTTGGGCGCGGCGAGCGAGGCGAGCACGGAATCGTGGTCGGCCTCGCGATGCTTGTAGCCCATGGTGCCGGTGGCGCACAGCACGCTGCCATAGTGAAGCGTGCCCACCACCACTTCGCCCTCATGCACGATCTTGGGGCTGGCGAGCTTCTTCGGAAAACCCCAGAGCTCGCGGCCGCCGGCGATCGGCGCGTCGTCGTCGAGATACATGGAATGGACATAGCCGCCATGCTGACCGCCGAAGCGCACGGGGATGACCTGGCCGGTCTCGGTATAGTCGCCGAAGCCGGTCGAATCCGGCATGCGGATGAACTCGTATTTCACCAGCGGTTCGTCGATCTCGAGCGGCTTCGGCACCACGGCTTCCAACGCCTCGCGCGTCGTGCGGTAGGTGATGATGATGTATTCGCGGTCGAAGAAACGGTAGGGGCCGGGCGGGAAGGAAGGGTTGGTGAGCGGCATCGCATAGGCGCGCTTCACGACATCGTCGATTTCCAAGCTGTTCACCTATCGGTTCAGGAATGACATGCGCGAGATGCGCAGGTGAGTATGTTGCACGGCACCATGACAGTGCCATGTCATCGTCCCCGAGCGCCAGCTTCATCGTCCTCACACAGGATCACAACATTGTAATGGCAACGACATATGGCCATGGCATTGTCATGCTGCGGCGCACAAACTATGTGCCTTAGATCCCCTCCTACCTCTTGCGAGATCTCCCATGGGTTCCCTGTCTTCGAAGAATGCGCTCGTCACCGGCTCGACCAGCGGTATCGGCCTGGCAATCGCCCGCGCCTTTGCCGCCGAGGGCGCCAACGTCACCATCAACGGCCTGGGCGACGCCGCGGCGATCGAGCAGGAGCGCGCCGGCATCGAGAAGGATTTCGGCGTGAAATGCCGCTATTCGAGCGCCAATATGACGGACGGCGCCGCGGTCACCGCCATGGTGCACGAGGCCGAGGAGGCATTCGGCAGCCTCGACATCCTGGTCAACAATGCCGGCATCCAGCATGTCGCGCCGATCGACGAGTTTCCCGACGACAAGTGGGAAGCGATCATCCGCATCAACCTGCTCGCCGCCTTCTACGCCATCAAGGCGGTGCTGCCCGGCATGAAGTGCCGCAAATGGGGCCGCATCATCAACACGGCCTCGGCACACGCGCTGGTCGCCTCGCCGTTCAAATCGGCCTATGTCTCGGCCAAGCACGGCATTGCCGGCCTGACCAAGACGGTGGCGCTGGAAGTGGCGCAGGACGGCATCACCGTCAATGCGATCGCCCCCGGCTATGTCTGGACGCCGCTGGTCGAGAAGCAGATCCCCGATACGATGAAGGCGCGCGGCATGACCGAGGAGCAGGTCAAGCACGATGTGCTTTTAGCCGCACAGCCGACCAAGGAATTCGTCACCGTCGAGGAACTCGCGGCGCTGACGCTCTTCCTGTGCTCGGACGCCGCCAAGCAGATGACCGGCACGACCCTGCCGATGGATGGCGGCTGGACGGCGCAGTAAGCGCGCTTCCCTAAAGGGGCCCAAAACGGGGCGCTGTCGCTGCGTAAGGCTTAACTCGCGCTGCTTCGTGCTATCCTTCCCTGGCGCAGTCATTGCCGGTCCCCATGGCTATTGAAGTCGCCCGTAATGGCTCAGGACGAGGCCGACGGCTCCAAGCAGCACATCGTTTTCGGTGTGCTTGCCGATGATTATTCGCGTGCGCCTGTCGGGGGCGACGTCCCGCGCCTTGATTAGGGTGTGCCGTTCATAGGCCGCAATGAGCGGCGTAAGCAGGATGTCGCCGGCGAGCGCCATGCGTCCTCCGATGATGATGAGGGGCGGGTTCAGAACGGATCCAATCATGCCCAGGCCGCGGCCCGCCATTTCGGCCGTATCCTCGATCATGCGCAATGCTCCGACATCGCCCTGCTCGGCCATGCGGATCACGTCGTCCATCGTGACGCGCCGGCCCGTCACGCGCGCGATCTGCTCCAATGGCCGGTTGAAGCTGGCGTAGAGTTCCAGGCAGCCTCGATTGCCGCAGCGGCAAAGATCGCCCGATGGATCGATGCTCATGTGACCGAACTCGCCCGCGCCGCCGGCAATTCCGGTCACGACGCGTCCGTGCTGGACGATCGCGCCGCCCACCCCGAGGTCGATCTTGAACAGCACAAAGTCCTCGTAACCGACGGCGGCGCCCCACATCATCTCGGCAATGGCGGCGCAGTTGCTTTCATTGGCGGCGAAGATCGGCTGCTCCAGCACCGGCCCAAAGACATGTCGGATGTTGACGCCAGCCCAAGTGGGAACGATGCTGGCCCGCTGGACGAAGCCTTCGGGGCTGACCGGTCCCGACACAGAAACCCCGACACCCAGGAGGCCGGACGCAGACAGGCTGTTCTCCTCGTAGCATTGCGCGATCGCCGCCTTGGTGAGCTTTGCCGCCCGGTCCGGAGGATAATCCAGGCCGAGGGGGATAATTTTTTCAGAAATGAATGAATGTGAGACGTCGGCCACAGCGACCCGAATCTCGTCGAGACTAAGATGAACGCCGACGCAGGTGCCGGCTTCAGGATTGAGCGTCAGCGTCGCCGGCGGCCGGCCGACGCCTTTGGCCGTTTCGTCAGCCGCCGCCAGTTCCACCACGATTCCTGACTTCCTCAGACCAGTCAAAGCCGTCGAGACGGTCGATCGGGCCAAGCCGGTGAGCCGGGCGATCTGCGCGGCGGAAATGGCGCCGCGCTGGCTGAGACAGCGGACAATCAGACTTTCAGGCGTGCCCGGAGGTTGACCGTCCAGCAGCGATCTGAGCAGGCTTTTTGTCATTTTTGTCTTAAAACTCCTTGACTGCCGATCGTATTTGATCATTCTAGAAAAAACTAGAGACCTTCTGCGATCCGTGGGTGGTCTCGACGAAACGGTCGTGATGAACCGTGCTGAAATCAAATGGGAGTGAGACGATGAGATATCTGAGGGCGACCCTTGTCGCTACGGCGGCATTTGCCTTTCTTGCAAACACGGCACTCGCCGAGCCGAAGACCAATCTGCTCCACCAATGGGCGACCGGATCGGACGCGCAGGCCATCGCCAAGCTTGGCGAGATGTTCGAGGCGAAGGGTGGAAAGTGGCAACAGACCTCGATCGCCGGCCATACCGCCAACACGCTTGCCAAGCTGCGCGCCGACGTGATCGCAGGCAATGCTCCCCCGGCGGTTCAGCTCAAGGGTCCCGAGATCGCCGAATGGAACAAGACCGGCATGACCGCCGATCTGGATGATCTCGCGAAGGCTGAGAATTGGGAGAAGGTGGTGGCGCCGGAATTGCTGCCGGTGATGAAGCCGAGCGGCAAGTGGGTGGCGGCACCCATGAACATCCACCGCATCAACTGGATATGGGCATCGCCAAAAGTCATGCAGGCCGCCGGCGTGACGGAAGTTCCGAAGACCTGGGCGGAATTCAACGCAGCCTGCGACAAGATCGTGGCCACCGGCAAGATCTGCATCTCGCACTCGACCGCCGATTGGACCGATTCCACCGTCTTCGAAGTCGTCGTCTACGGCCAGGACCTCGACCTCTATCGCAAGGCCTTCGTCGAAGGCAGCGTCGACGCCATGCGCAGCGACGGCATGGTCAAGGCCTTCGAGCAATTCCGCATCATGACGTCCAAGTACATGGACCCCGGCATGAACGGCCGCGACTGGGATTCGATGTCGGCTCTCGTCGGGCGCGGCGAGGCGGCGTTCCACATCATGGGCGACTGGACGATCGGCTTGCTCACCGCCGCCGGCTTCAAGGAGGGCACGGATTATGTCTGCGCCCAGGCGCCGACCGACTGGGGCAAGCCCGGCTTCATCCTGAACTCCGATTCCGTCGTGTTCTTCCAGCAGAAGGATCCCGACTATGTGGAGGGCCAGAAGCTGCTCGCCAGCACCATCCTGTCGCCGGAGTTCCAGACCGTCTTCAACCAGGCCAAGGGCTCGATCCCGGCGCGCCTCGACGTCGATCTGTCGAAGGGCTTCAATCCCTGCCAGCAGAAGTCCCAGAAGGACCTGCAGGCCTCGATCGAGGCGGGCACGCTGGTCCGCTCGATGGCCCACAACATGACCATCCCGCAAAAGGTCCGCGGCGCCATCATGGACACGATCACCGAATTCGTCGCGACGCCGGACATGTCCGCCAAGGATGCGGCCAACGCCATGGCCGACGCCGCCGAAGCGCAGGAATGAGGCGCGAAGGGCGCCGGCGCGACATCGCGCCGGCGCCCGGCCGGCAGGAAGCCCAATGTCCATCCACGACCTTTCCGTTCCGATAGCCGTGCCCGCCCGCTCGTGGCGTGATCGTCTG
The window above is part of the Mesorhizobium sp. WSM4904 genome. Proteins encoded here:
- a CDS encoding 3-hydroxybutyrate dehydrogenase, which encodes MGSLSSKNALVTGSTSGIGLAIARAFAAEGANVTINGLGDAAAIEQERAGIEKDFGVKCRYSSANMTDGAAVTAMVHEAEEAFGSLDILVNNAGIQHVAPIDEFPDDKWEAIIRINLLAAFYAIKAVLPGMKCRKWGRIINTASAHALVASPFKSAYVSAKHGIAGLTKTVALEVAQDGITVNAIAPGYVWTPLVEKQIPDTMKARGMTEEQVKHDVLLAAQPTKEFVTVEELAALTLFLCSDAAKQMTGTTLPMDGGWTAQ
- a CDS encoding CorA family divalent cation transporter, whose translation is MNDASHLTLLAWDDSRHHAPGLVWAYRGAADEAPQPVAPKDIEAALAKPDGWVWLHVDLIDQRTHSWISHACALPQSAHAILEGHEDSMALAHEKGVVHGIAADLHGEIARRSTTIGRLHFAVTDRLLVTGRRHSLAAVEEVHKTLRDGFKPATAFELFSAIVLAFCRSATERLAAATKQLDEVEDHLVTERLADERRRIKDVRRLTVSLHRPISAQAALFQDENRAGWELSAGAHEILGRLSARLKRLDREVVMVNDRARLLQEEVAAELADESNRSLKALAVMSALLLPGTLIVGIFGMNTAELPLTHTHGGFLLALLLAAGATGLFYWLLLRAGADLKF
- a CDS encoding ABC transporter substrate-binding protein — its product is MRYLRATLVATAAFAFLANTALAEPKTNLLHQWATGSDAQAIAKLGEMFEAKGGKWQQTSIAGHTANTLAKLRADVIAGNAPPAVQLKGPEIAEWNKTGMTADLDDLAKAENWEKVVAPELLPVMKPSGKWVAAPMNIHRINWIWASPKVMQAAGVTEVPKTWAEFNAACDKIVATGKICISHSTADWTDSTVFEVVVYGQDLDLYRKAFVEGSVDAMRSDGMVKAFEQFRIMTSKYMDPGMNGRDWDSMSALVGRGEAAFHIMGDWTIGLLTAAGFKEGTDYVCAQAPTDWGKPGFILNSDSVVFFQQKDPDYVEGQKLLASTILSPEFQTVFNQAKGSIPARLDVDLSKGFNPCQQKSQKDLQASIEAGTLVRSMAHNMTIPQKVRGAIMDTITEFVATPDMSAKDAANAMADAAEAQE
- a CDS encoding acetoacetate decarboxylase, yielding MEIDDVVKRAYAMPLTNPSFPPGPYRFFDREYIIITYRTTREALEAVVPKPLEIDEPLVKYEFIRMPDSTGFGDYTETGQVIPVRFGGQHGGYVHSMYLDDDAPIAGGRELWGFPKKLASPKIVHEGEVVVGTLHYGSVLCATGTMGYKHREADHDSVLASLAAPNFLIKIIPHVDGSPRICELVRYYLTDVTLKEAWTAPAALDLRPHVMADVAKLPVLEVVSAVHFTADLTLGLGEVVHDYLADRNSTATSAIQPEKARA
- a CDS encoding ROK family transcriptional regulator; the encoded protein is MIKYDRQSRSFKTKMTKSLLRSLLDGQPPGTPESLIVRCLSQRGAISAAQIARLTGLARSTVSTALTGLRKSGIVVELAAADETAKGVGRPPATLTLNPEAGTCVGVHLSLDEIRVAVADVSHSFISEKIIPLGLDYPPDRAAKLTKAAIAQCYEENSLSASGLLGVGVSVSGPVSPEGFVQRASIVPTWAGVNIRHVFGPVLEQPIFAANESNCAAIAEMMWGAAVGYEDFVLFKIDLGVGGAIVQHGRVVTGIAGGAGEFGHMSIDPSGDLCRCGNRGCLELYASFNRPLEQIARVTGRRVTMDDVIRMAEQGDVGALRMIEDTAEMAGRGLGMIGSVLNPPLIIIGGRMALAGDILLTPLIAAYERHTLIKARDVAPDRRTRIIIGKHTENDVLLGAVGLVLSHYGRLQ
- a CDS encoding inorganic phosphate transporter, with the protein product MVDVVSSEAGIPRPDHPLEQSSSAKWFLPAFGVLVLVGLIYVGYALSQDLAIAKTVPWILLGIALLIALGFEFVNGFHDTANAVATVIYTRSLPAEFAVMWSGVFNFLGVLTSSGAVAFGILSLLPVELILQVGSSSGFAMVFALLVAAILWNLGTWFLGLPASSSHTMVGSIIGVGLANQFMAPAGSATSGVEWGQATNVGMSLLVSPLVGFFAAAALLYVMKFLVRNPALYEAPKGKTPPPWWIRALLIFTCTGVSFAHGSNDGQKGMGLIMLILIGVVPTAYALNRTPDINYLEAYKSASASVEQALGKYAKPGVTVADAKAAVQEAVRSKTWNDQTTVALQSYIHNTTAGLQPYATVDKVPTDLVSNARNDIYLIGEALKLIDKKKLLPMQDADLKAVTDYHKAVDNATKFIPLWVKIAVALALGLGTMVGWKRIVVTVGEKIGKSHLTYGQGAAAELVAMITIGAADRLGLPVSTTHVLSSGVAGTMAANGSGLQWATVRNLLLAWVLTLPCSIALSFVLFVLFRQVF
- a CDS encoding patatin-like phospholipase family protein, which produces MLERARNKATAATIQEISQQYDRVALVFQGGGALGAYQAGVYQALSDAGCEPTWLSGVSIGAINASIIAGNEPSRRLQRLEQFWQTVSGRKIWAYTPEGDVYRDIRNRTSSWMTMMMGQPGFFKPRNPNPWFEPPGAEGATSFYDTAELKETLESLIDFDVLNDGKKRLSVGAVNVRTGNFVYFDTDKVRIGPEHIMASGALPPAFPSIRIEGEYYWDGGIVSNTPLQYLLDQEEDRSSLVFQVDLFSARGALPRGMADVLSRHKDIMYSSRTRQNTDNFQRIHALKMKLLDALKRVPPEQLKDGEKELIADYSDAGVVNIVHLIYQHKGYEGHAKDYEFSGTSMREHWEMGLEDTERTLRHKQWLMPPTNVEGVAIHDLHREDPT